The following is a genomic window from Marinococcus sp. PL1-022.
ATCCAGTTTGCTAAAAATCACGACTACCCGTCGTTCAGCCGGCATGAAATGGGCCAGCGCAAGCGGGGCGGCTATCCGCCGTACTACTATTTAACGATGGTCAACGTCTCTCACGAAGAGATCGGGGTAGCGTTAAAGACGGCGGAAAAAGTGACGAGCCGGCTGCGGGAGGAATTGTCGCCGCAGGCAAAAATTCTCGGGCCGACCGTTTCTCCGATCGCAAGGATCAAGGATAGATATCGGTACCAATGCATGATAAAATACAGGGATGAGCCTGAATTAACGAAAATCCTGAATGATATTGCTGTACATTATCAAAAAGAGACAGCTCAGGATAAGCTGTTTATTACGATTGATATGTACCCGCAGTTGTTTCTATAAGGTAAACGCCAGCCCCGCTGCTTCGATAGTGACCGACGCACGGGGCTGTGTATTGTGAAAAGAGGGATAAATATGAACATTTTATTTATGGGAACGCCGGACTTTTCGGTCCCAATCCTGCGGCGTCTGCTTGAAGAGGGCTATCCGGTAACTGCGGTGGTCACTCAGCCGGACCGCCCGAAAGGAAGAAAAAAAGAGCTGACCCCGCCGCCGGTCAAAGCAGAAGCAGAAGCGTGGAAGCTTCCTGTACTGCAGCCGGAGAAGCTGAAAAACGAAGCTTCATTAAACGAAGTGCTGGCAGAGAAGCCGGATTTAATTATTACAGCGGCCTTCGGCCAGATTCTGCCGAAGAAGCTTCTTGAAGCTCCGTCCATTGCAGCGGTGAATGTGCACGCTTCCCTGCTTCCTGAATACCGCGGAGGCGCCCCGATTCACCAGGCGGTCATCGACGGCCGGGAAAAAACAGGCGTCACGATCATGGATATGGTGTCGAAGCTTGATGCCGGCGACATCATCCGTCAGCAGGAAGTGACGATTGAATGGGAGGATACGGTCGGGGATGTGCATGACAAGCTGAGTGCCGTCGGAGCAGATCTTTTGATCGACACGCTGCCCGCGGTTATTGACGGGACGGCGGAACGGACTCCGCAGCATGAAGATGAAGTAACGTTTGCGTCAAATATCCAGCGCGGTCAGGAAAGAATCGACTGGAAGCAGAGCGGCCGCTCGATTTATAACCAGATCCGCGGAATGAACCCGTGGCCGGTGGCCTATACAGAGAAAGAGGGAAAGTCGATCAAGCTGTGGCGGGCTGAATGGATTGACGCGTCCGTCAGTGCTTACGGGGGAACCATTACCGCTATCGCGGATGACTACATTGATGTGGCAGCCGGTGACGGCACGGCGGTCCGGCTGTGGGAGATTCAGCCGGCCGGAAAAAAACGGATGAAAACGGCCGAATTTTTGCGTGGCAGCCACGGCTGGTCCAAAGGAGAGAGTTTTAATGAATAAAACGGAGCCTTCCTATTCCCTCCGTTATACAGCTGCTGCCCTGCTCGAGCGGGTGGAGACCGGCCAGGCCTTCAGCCACCTGCTGCTCTATCACGAGCTCGCCGGGAAAGCATGGTCGAGGGAGGATGCCGGCCTGCTGACCGAAATTGTTTACGGCACCCTGCGCCGCCAGAACACCCTCGACTACGTGCTCGGGGTTTTTGTGAACAAACCGCTAACGAAGCTTGACGCCTGGGTACGCGTGCTTTTGCGCATGAGTGTGTATCAGATGCGCTATCTTGACCGGGTGCCGGACCACGCCGTTGTGGATGAGGCGGTGAAAATCGCTAAGCAGCGGGGAAACAAAGGGGTGAGCGGTTTTGTGAACGGGGTGCTCCGCTCCCTTCAGCGCAAAGGATTTCCCGACACCTCTGCAATCAAAAATGCAGAGGAACGGTTGGCCGTCGATTACAGCCATCCGGCATGGATGCTGAAGGAGTGGCAGAACGCCTACGGAGAAGAAACAGCCCTCCGTATTGCCGAAGCAAACAATGTCACGCCAAAAACGAGCGTGCGGGTCTCCCCGGAGGCTGAACTCGAAGACGTGCAGGAAATGCTTGAGCAGGAAGGCATTCAGACAACCCGCGGGGCTATTGCGGAGAAAGCATTAATTGTAGAAAAAGGAAATGTTCTCGTCACCGAAGCGTATCAGAACGGCTATATAACGGTGCAGGACGAAAGCTCCATGAAGGCCGGCGAAGCACTGAAGGTTGAAGAAAGCATGGATATTCTCGACGCCTGCGCCGCCCCGGGCGGAAAATCAACGGACCTGGCTGAGCGTACCGGACCGGGCGGAAGCGTGACCGCCCATGACCTGAGTGCAAAAAAGCTAAACCAGATTGAAGAGCAGGCGGCAAGGCTGCAGCTTGAAAATATCGCAACTGCCGCCGGGGATGCACGTCAATTGACAACGACTTTTCCGGCGCGTACATTTGACCGGGTGCTCGTCGATGCTCCGTGCAGCGGACTTGGCGT
Proteins encoded in this region:
- the fmt gene encoding methionyl-tRNA formyltransferase; amino-acid sequence: MNILFMGTPDFSVPILRRLLEEGYPVTAVVTQPDRPKGRKKELTPPPVKAEAEAWKLPVLQPEKLKNEASLNEVLAEKPDLIITAAFGQILPKKLLEAPSIAAVNVHASLLPEYRGGAPIHQAVIDGREKTGVTIMDMVSKLDAGDIIRQQEVTIEWEDTVGDVHDKLSAVGADLLIDTLPAVIDGTAERTPQHEDEVTFASNIQRGQERIDWKQSGRSIYNQIRGMNPWPVAYTEKEGKSIKLWRAEWIDASVSAYGGTITAIADDYIDVAAGDGTAVRLWEIQPAGKKRMKTAEFLRGSHGWSKGESFNE
- the rsmB gene encoding 16S rRNA (cytosine(967)-C(5))-methyltransferase RsmB, with product MNKTEPSYSLRYTAAALLERVETGQAFSHLLLYHELAGKAWSREDAGLLTEIVYGTLRRQNTLDYVLGVFVNKPLTKLDAWVRVLLRMSVYQMRYLDRVPDHAVVDEAVKIAKQRGNKGVSGFVNGVLRSLQRKGFPDTSAIKNAEERLAVDYSHPAWMLKEWQNAYGEETALRIAEANNVTPKTSVRVSPEAELEDVQEMLEQEGIQTTRGAIAEKALIVEKGNVLVTEAYQNGYITVQDESSMKAGEALKVEESMDILDACAAPGGKSTDLAERTGPGGSVTAHDLSAKKLNQIEEQAARLQLENIATAAGDARQLTTTFPARTFDRVLVDAPCSGLGVIRKKPEQKWAKKAEDFERLPEIQQEILNEAVSMLRFNGRIVYSTCTIRPEENEQVWEAFLHRHPELTPDHELTDKLNISEIEHFSSDYGWCTILPYEYGTDGFFIAAAVKNNQ